TCGTTTGGTAGGGTGAAGAAATTCAGAATGCACGATCTCGTACGTGAACTGGCAGTTGATTTGTGCAAGAAGAACTGTTTTGGTGCTAGTTATGAGGATCAGTGTGGGGGGTCTCTTGAGATGGATGGACGTCGGTTGGTGCTTCACAAAGTAAAGAAGGATATTCAACAGCCATTTTCCAATATGCACCAACTTCGTACTGTCATTACACTGGGCGATAGCAAGTCATCATGCACCTTACTACCTCTGCTTTGCACGGAGTCAAGATATTTGACAGTGCTAGAATTAAGTGGTCTACCCTTGGAGAAGATTCCAGATGCTATTGGGGATCTTTTTAATCTCCGCCATTTGGGTTTGCGGGGTTCAAAGGTGAAGATGCTCCCGAAGACTATTGAGAACCTTTCAAATTTGTTGACACTCGACCTTTATGAATCTGATATACATAAGCTGCCTAGTGGGATTGTGAAACTGAAGAAGCTTAGGCACTTGTTTGCTGAGAGAGTAATTGATGCAGAAGGAGATTTTGAATGTCGGAGTGGTGTGTGTATCCCCATTGGTCTTGGAAATCTGACAAACCTACAGACGCTACAGGCATTGGAAGTACAAGATGAGTGTCTTAGGCATTTAGGGGAGCTGAGGCAAATGAGAAGCTTGAGGTTATGGAATGTGAAGGGAATGTACTGTGGACGCATCAGTGAGTCTCTAGTTCGGATGCCGTATCTGTCCAACCTAGATGTGAATGCTAGTGACGAGGACGAGGTTCTCTTGTTGAATGTCTGCCTGCCAAGCCTGCAAAAGCTAAGTCTGAGAGGACGACTAGCGGAAGGGGCGTTGGACGAGTCTCCTCTCTTCCAAGCTGATGGGGGCCAGAACTTGTATGTATTTTATCTATCTTGGTCACAGCTGAGAGAAGACCCCCTACCATCCCTTTCTCGGCTGGCAAACATGACGTGTCTACACTTCACCAGAGCATACAACGGAGAGCAGCTGTCATTTCTCGTGGGATGGTTTCCCAAGCTAAAGGTTCTCTCTCTAAGAGACCTGCCTAATCTGAGTCGTCTAGAGGTACAGCAAGGTGCCATGGCGAGCCTGGAGGAACTATTCTTGGCCAACCTCAGCAGCATGACGGAGGTCCCAGCTGGCATTGAGTTCCTCCTTCCCCTCCAGCATCTATCCTTCTTGGAAATCACCAATGACTTCTTGACGATGCTGTACCAATGTTCTGTACTTGAAGAGCAGATGTGGCACTATTCTCTCCGAGACTGACCTGCGACACTAGCCAGGAAATGTGTAGGTACGCACTAATCTCCCAACTAGCCAGTACCACTACTTACTCCCTCATCTCTAATCTTACTACTGTACTTTAAGATGTTGACGGTGATATGGTGTTGGTCATGCAGGTTGCCGGCCGGAAGGGGGATGCTTCATTGTTTGGGCCGCATGCGTATTCGATTCAGTGTGTGATGGCGGTCAATGCATCTGAAGGTGCATTATATTCGTGTTGCTGCTGCTGATATGCCACTATACCTCGGTCAACCTGCGTCTCCTCTGCTTTTATGGGACGTGCTGCGGCCTCGTGCTTTTATTAAATAAAAACGATGCTTGTTGTATGACTGCGAGCGAGCTATATTTCCATATTCAGACTTATTTTCGTGTTGTTTGTTTTACGAATTAAGGAGCTCTCCGCTCCAGATTTTATTTCAGAAACTGATTAATTAATGCATGATTTCTTTCAGCTATATATGTACTGATATTTCGTGAGTGTGCTTGCTCTGAACCTATTTCAGCTGTGGCTGTTGAATAAAAACACTTGGTTTGTGATCCATAATTCTGACTCAGGTATGCCTGTCTTTCGTCGTCCTGCCGGTTACTGCTGTAACTCACTTGCTGGCTGGGGGAATCCTTGAAATGTTGTACCAGTGTACATATGCCTGTCTGCTCTGCAGCTAGCCTTCCTCCATTCCTTGGTTCTTATTTTGGACACGTGGGCACGCTACTTCCTTTCTGGAGTACGTCCCGTGTTTTCTTGAGCAATGCATACTTGTTTACTTATGGATCATCATGCCAATACATGCTAAGGCTAAAGCCAGTGTACTTATGTCATTAATTTCCATGAAAGAGAGGCAATCCATGGGTTCAATTAAGATGCAGTTTTCCCAGGGATCAGTGCCTAGAAGCTTAGTTGATGTTTATTATGTCATTCACTGTCTGAATGCTTCAGTTGCTAAAACCACTTCTTACAAAGGACGACCATGGCAAAACTCATCAAACCAAACGAACCTGGTAAGAGAAGAAGTACCATCGCAACTTTGGTATGGTGTGCCTTTCACTGGGCCGGTACAATATCGGCCATGTGAAGTGAAGGAAATGCAAAATCAGCTGGGAGGCCCCACCTCCACAAATTTACTATGGTGTTAAGATTGCAATGGTCACCAAGGTGTAAATTGAACATCTAAAAAACGATGAATCTAAGAGACCTGTCCTTGGGAAAGAGAAAATGGAACTGGACTTTTAACTCTTAAGAGTTCAAAGTCTTACACAGGGACATATAAAGAGTGAACTTGTATGTTGGGTCACTTTGTGAAGTCTTACCCTTTCCTCCATCAGTCGTGACGGATCTAGGCCTAACAATGCTTACAGAGATTATTAATTCCAACTTGAGAGTAAGATAATAACGAAACTGCCAAGCACCACCGATCCAAGTCTGAACAACTCTTTACAGGGTTTCGTCAATCGGGTGAGTCAGATCAGATCAAATGATGAACAGGTTGGCTATCAGATAGATCTGGCCTTACCCTGTAATGTACACCAAATAATGTATGATCAAGTTGAGTGCTGAAATTATTATGGGTTCGTTTTGAGCGATGCATGTACTATATTTATTTATGATGGTTAAGTACCAAGGACCAATTAATGGTTACAGTTGACTTTTTAAAACAGAAAGACTTGAGTAGAGAACACTTAGTCATTACAAATTAAGATGGCCTGCTGGTGGCTTGCTGGCAACGGCAATTAGTAGAGCTACAAAATGAAAAAAATTAATGTGTATTAATTAATTCAACGCCCATGGGACATGTTCTATGTGTTACAACTAGCTCGTTGAGATGCCATCTAGTGATCCACTCGATACTTGTTAAAGATAAGACCTTCCATGCATGCACATAGTAACTTGTGAGGTTTGCCAGAAATCAATCAGATATCTATTGCTGTCATTTTCTAAGTCAGATAAAGGCAAGGCCTTCCATGCATGCACATAGTAACTCGTCACAGATCGTAGAATTTGAATGCAGCCAATCTTTCGTCAATCTCTTTATTGCCAGGAAGGCCAGCGACCATCAGGCCATGGCCCCGTGCTCGCAAATGACCACCTCTGCTATTGCATCCATGTCAAAAAAAATTTTTTGCAGGGAATAGCAAATTTTAGTTGTATAGCTGTACATtttggaaaggagggagtacacACAAATATGAACATATATATTTGGTCACCCTATGAAGTCTTTCTCTTTCAACCCATTGCTTGATATGTATCCAAGTCTCATGAAACGGTAATTTGAAATTGAGAGTAAGACATCAAAAGCGCCAACCATGTTGTACTACTCTTTCTTAGATGCTGACACATCTCCCCTTTATTTTACGGGAACCGAAACAAGTTGCCGTATTTGTGTATGTATGAAACAATTTTGTAGTTACAATTGACTGCATAAAACAAGGAAACAAGCAGAAGACGCACCTTCCTTGCTAAATATGTAGTCCTAAACAAAGACAATGGACCAGCATCGTCTCCTTGTAAATTCAAGTCAAATGAAAATTGATCAAAAGACGCTAGCTAGAGCCTACTGGCAATTGATGGCGATCGGGAGATTATCTATATGTGCCAAATAAATGCCGAAGTCCACGGTACTATTTTTATGCCTACGAGATGTTGTCATCTTGGAACCACTAGGTATTTAGAACAAACTAGCACAGTGGATCACCCATATAAGCAAGGGCAGCATCTTAATTATCTATTGTTTAAGACAAGGTACTAAGTATAAGAACATGCACATTCTTACAGCCATAGAGATATCTTACTTCGTTGCCGTAGTTATGTAATTACTTCCTTAATAACTATATTGCTTTTACCATTAATTTCTTTTGAAAAGTGTAGTACACTACACACTATTAAAAATACATCCTTTTGTCCCAAATACCCTAAAAGAATCCAACAGGTTGTACTACCTCATTTTGTTTTTTAAGCGCGGTCCCTCAGGACCAGATTCATTAAAAAGGTTAGAAGAGAGTTGCCCAGTTAATTAACAGAAACACAAAAGAAAATTGTTACAATATTCCCACAAAGATAGGCAACTGGTCGATATGGCTACCCACAAGACCCACACACACTATCGAAGAGAGGACTAGTAAATAGACAACTTTCTGAAAACTCGCTATGTATCTTCCTTAAGTGCCACGCCCTCACTATTTTACTTTCTGGAAAAGAGGGAGTGTTGAATCCAGCCACATCTCATGTTGCACCCGTATAGCATATCCGTACATATTCAAAATCAGTAATGTATTATTTTATCTATTGATTTCTCGATTGACTCCAAGGGAGATTTAGCCCTTATTTTTATGATTAAAGGCAATAGAAGAGGAATCGTATGCGTTCATGGTTGTTCTCCAAAAGGAATATGTTTGGAAGATCAAAATGCCGTTAAGAATAAAGATTTTCACGTGGTACTTAGACAGCGGTCTGGTCGTATGAAGGAAAATCTAGCAAAACACAGATGGCAGTCTAGTATAGGATATTTGAATGTGTCATGTAACCTTATCAACGAATTGTTGTGCTTGGCCTTTTTCCACTTAAAAAAGTATTCGGATGGTTGCTATGTTGGTTTCATAAAGTTTATTCTCCACATCGAGTGATGCAGGTCAGGGGGTTTTAACCTCCATATTCGGTAGATTGGTTCTCAATGTGTTGTTTCTAATCGGTTAAACATTATGTGACATGATCCATCCGATAGATTGGGTATGATTACATAAACCTAGCGGTTAGCCTATATTAGGTTTAACATGAAAATCATACAAAAATAGTATTGAGCAAACTAGACAAGCGATTTGCTAGGTAAGTCGTATATGGTTCGGCGGTTGAAGATGCCCTCGCATCGCATCAGTAATAAAAAAAAAATCACTCCCTGGAAACATTTCAGTAATTGCCATGCTACGATGGTGAGATTTGCAATGTTATAACAGAGATTTGCCATGCTAACAAAAAATAATTGCCATGttatagcagaaagaattattaTTACTATAACAGTGAAAATTGATATGCATTTCAAGGATTGGCCATGCCTAAGAAAAGAGGAAGTTGCCCACTAGTAATTGCCATGCTACAGCAGGGAGAGTTGTCATGCTACATAGAGAAGTTGTCAGACAGGCAGACATATATAAGTAATTTCCATGATGCTACGTAGAGAAATTGTCATACATATATACTTAAATAATTGCCACGCTACATCATGTAGAGTGCCATGCTACACATGAGGTTGTTCGCTCAGAGGGTGTATGGGAGCGAACGTTTACATTGTTCGTTCAGGAGGATGCATGGGAACGAATGTTGCACCCATGGGGATTGCCACACGTGTCATGTTGAGATTCACGTGTGGGATTGGACGCATCATAAAGCGTTTCGTAAAAACAACTCAGAAGAAACGTTTGCTCGATAAATACGTATTAGACCCTATGTATTTGAATGAAGGTAGTACATGATAAACGATGCTTTGCTGAACCCACGGGGTTGTCTTACTCTTCAGATTTGACAGCAACACATATGAGGCAAGCAGTCCGGGTACGAAGACCGTCATATTATATGCGCATATGTCGGACATTAATCATCGTGGTTACAGTGGACCAGATGCATATGTTACTCCCAATGAAATTGCACCATCAGTTAATCATTTCGGTTAGTGGGAGTATTTTAATCGCCTAAAGCTGTTTGTAGAGGAGAGTATCTTACACAaatatcatgcatatatactagtATATGATGTTATCTCCGTCGTGCATAGATAATTTTATTTGTTGTCATTCATGACACATCGTAATACATTAGTTATTATATATGATACAATATTACCATATGATAGTGAACACTTTTTTTTTTCATTTAATTGTATGTCACCTTGATTAGTTGATATGCATGATACTTGCTGGTATGATACCTTGAGTATGAAAGTCTTAACTGAGCAGCTAATCGTTTTTTGGGAAGAAAACTCTTGGAAGTATCTATCACTTTTCCATCAAGCTAGCTAGCTATCCACAGCTACTACTCCCGTCCCGATATCCAACAACAAAAGGCCATTGCCATGCCACCCTTCGAGAGAAACTAACTAGAGAAAGAGAGGGGTGAAAAGAATGGAGGGCGTGGCGCAGGCCCTTGTGGGCAACCTTGGGCAGCTGGTGGGGTCGGAGTTCCAGAAGCTCCGCGGCGTGGGCAGCGAGGTGGCCCAGCTGAGGGACGAGCTGGCCACCATGAATGCCATCCTCCGAATGCAGTCCGAGGCGGACGACAGCGCCATGGACCATTTCGTCCGGGAGTGGATGAAGCAGGTCCGCGAGCTCGCCTACGACGCCGAGGACTGCGTCGACCTCTACGTCTTCCGCATCCGCTGCCTCCTCAGCGACGCCTTCCTCGCCCGCCTAAGGCGCGTGCTCACCACGctctccctccgccgccgcctcggcagCGACGTCGAGGCCCTCCGCGCCCGCGCCGTCATCATCAGCGAGCGCCACGCGCGGTACGGCGTCAGCCGCGAGGCGCTGCGCCGCTCGCTGCACCTGGCCCCCGTCTCCACGGGATCGGCTGCCTCCGCGCGTGCGCTGCGCGCCGCCAACCACCCCGACCAGTTCGTCGGCATGACGGACCAGGCTAGCACCCTGGCCGAGAGGGTGAAGGGCGCCGTGGACAGCAACGACATCGTCGGCGACGGCGCTGACCGGAAGCTCAGCGTGTTCTCCATCGTCGGGTTCGCGGGGCTCGGGAAGACCACGCTGGCCATGGAGGTGTGCCGGCGGCTGGACACACAGTTCCAACGCCAGGCGCAGGTGTCCGTGTCGCAGGCGTTCGACGGCCGAAACGACGTCGGGGGCCTTCTCAAGCGCGTGCTGCAGCAGATCGTCAAGCCCAAGGCGGGAAATGATAAAGGCATCAAGGAAGAAGACTCTGCGGGTGACATCGACCACATGGATTCGGACACGCTCGCCAAAACGCTCAAGGAGCTTCTCAAGGACAAGAGGtacacacatacacatgcatgttAACATTACTCTACTTTCTACTCCCTCGGTAAAGAAATATCCTTCAGTGATCTAAAATGTCTTACATTTGTTGTTTACCGAGTTTTAAGTGTGCTTCAATTAATATGTGGATCTGAGGTAGTACAGAAATTAACTCTGATCGCCAATGCATATTTAAAGCTGCCAGTACGTCCTCCATTTGAACTATAGTGGTGTATTAGATTTTTTTTGAAGTCAGTAATTGAAAATTTGGCCAAATTTGTAGAAAACTTAATCAATTTCTAGACTACCAAATCCATAACATTAAATTCATTATGAAAGATCTTTTCTTTTCGtatatatttggtattgtagGTCTGGATAATTTCTCTAAACACTTGGTCATAATTTATGATGCTTGATTTTAAAGTTTTAACTTTTAATAAGAAAACCAGTGTGCCTAGTTCTCCGTGTTGTACTCCCTCTATGAACATGTAGTGTGTATAGATTTTTGCAGAAGTCAAACAATGTAGTGTTTGACCAAGTTTAAATAACAACAATAAGAAAGTGTGtctcataatatatatatatatatatatggatatTTATTTGGTACTGTAGATGCACATAATTTTTTTATAAACTTGGCTAACATAAAGTTGGCAAATCTTCACTTTTAGAAAAAAATCAATAATTTATGATAAAACAAGATTTTACGTAATAATTTATGATAATAAAACAGAGAAAGTATGTAATAATTTATGATAATATAAGATTTTAGGAGTGCAGTGTCAATTAATATTTTATGTTAATATAAGATTTTAGGAGTGTAATAATTTATGATAACATATAATTTGAATCATCAATTCATCAATCCTATGTCGTGTTTGACCCAACTTTAATTGCTATCGAGATTCTAAAAATGTATACATAGAGCCAGGATGAATCTATGTCCAAGAAATGCCTGGGTTTTCATTTCCCTTTACATGTGACAAATACATGAGTTGAAGCCTATGTTGAAGTACTCACTCCGTTCCGACTTTGTTAGAGAATGTATAATAAgggtttctcaaaaaaaaaagtaTAACAAGGGATTATGGCCTACTTAGGTGATAGTTTTGTCTATATGAAGGAGGAAGACAATTAGGAACAAAATGAACGGAAAATGTGATCAAATTTTGACCCAAACTATGTTGGGGACTAATAAACAAGGACAAAGGTAGTAGATCCCACCCAATCAATGTGTTCTCCCTTTCTTCCCCTGTGCCATATCTTTGGAGAGCTCGGTGCTTCAAGCGCCAAGTAGTCGCTATAATGCCTGCAGCGCACACTAGGCCAGATCCATTAGGGCAGTAGCTTGTCACTTGCCTGCTCGTTGGCTCAC
This sequence is a window from Aegilops tauschii subsp. strangulata cultivar AL8/78 chromosome 7, Aet v6.0, whole genome shotgun sequence. Protein-coding genes within it:
- the LOC141026673 gene encoding disease resistance protein Pik-2-like, encoding MEGVAQALVGNLGQLVGSEFQKLRGVGSEVAQLRDELATMNAILRMQSEADDSAMDHFVREWMKQVRELAYDAEDCVDLYVFRIRCLLSDAFLARLRRVLTTLSLRRRLGSDVEALRARAVIISERHARYGVSREALRRSLHLAPVSTGSAASARALRAANHPDQFVGMTDQASTLAERVKGAVDSNDIVGDGADRKLSVFSIVGFAGLGKTTLAMEVCRRLDTQFQRQAQVSVSQAFDGRNDVGGLLKRVLQQIVKPKAGNDKGIKEEDSAGDIDHMDSDTLAKTLKELLKDKRYTHTHAC